One genomic segment of Fervidobacterium pennivorans includes these proteins:
- a CDS encoding diguanylate cyclase — protein MERINEKLRKKSQILSVAYGVVEVNTEEHIDLDRLINEADYLMYERKRKMKEK, from the coding sequence ATGGAAAGGATTAATGAAAAGCTTAGAAAAAAGTCCCAAATATTGTCGGTAGCATATGGTGTTGTAGAGGTTAATACTGAGGAACATATTGACTTAGATAGGTTAATTAACGAAGCAGATTATCTTATGTACGAAAGAAAAAGAAAAATGAAGGAAAAATGA
- a CDS encoding amidohydrolase gives MKKLIKGGTLVTIASGTFIGDILIENGKIAKIAKSIKLKDKNVEIIDAAGKYILPGFIDAHSHIGLFEEGIGFMQDGNEMTDPVTPEVRAIDAFNPYDVAIKRALNGGFTTVMILPGSANVIGGQGAIIKFKSHIVDYCIVKSPAGLKMATGENPKRVYGEMKKMPSTRLGIAAVMRNYFMKVQDYMEKKKRALEKDGVFLDRDPKLEVGELVLKGEIPARVHAHRAQDIVTAIRIAKEFGFKIVIEHGTEAYKVVDYLVENNVPVVVGPHDFRTKVELKDLTYENVRILNEKGVLTAIMVDHPVIHLEFANVHAALAMKYGAKKEDLLKMLTINPAKILGIDDRVGSLEVGKDADIVIWNNDPFLPQARVEKVFIEGQEIKWWGE, from the coding sequence ATGAAAAAGCTAATAAAGGGAGGAACGCTTGTAACAATAGCATCCGGAACTTTTATTGGTGATATTCTTATAGAAAACGGAAAGATAGCAAAGATAGCAAAGTCCATAAAATTGAAAGATAAAAACGTAGAAATCATCGATGCAGCGGGGAAATACATCTTACCAGGTTTCATTGATGCGCACTCACACATTGGGCTTTTTGAAGAAGGCATAGGTTTCATGCAGGACGGAAATGAAATGACTGACCCTGTAACCCCGGAGGTTCGAGCAATAGATGCTTTCAATCCGTATGATGTTGCAATCAAACGAGCACTCAATGGTGGCTTCACAACTGTGATGATTCTTCCCGGAAGTGCGAATGTCATTGGCGGTCAAGGTGCAATTATAAAGTTCAAATCGCACATTGTCGATTACTGTATCGTGAAATCACCGGCTGGTCTAAAAATGGCAACAGGGGAAAACCCAAAGCGCGTTTACGGAGAAATGAAGAAGATGCCTTCCACCAGATTAGGAATAGCTGCAGTTATGAGGAACTACTTTATGAAAGTCCAAGATTATATGGAGAAAAAGAAAAGAGCATTAGAGAAAGATGGTGTCTTTCTTGATAGAGACCCAAAACTCGAGGTTGGAGAGCTCGTACTTAAGGGAGAAATTCCAGCAAGAGTACACGCCCATAGGGCACAAGATATAGTAACGGCTATCCGCATAGCTAAGGAGTTTGGTTTTAAAATAGTTATCGAACACGGTACAGAGGCGTATAAGGTAGTTGATTACCTTGTAGAGAACAACGTTCCTGTTGTAGTCGGTCCGCACGACTTCAGAACTAAGGTGGAGTTAAAAGACCTAACCTACGAGAATGTAAGAATTCTCAACGAAAAAGGTGTTTTAACAGCCATAATGGTTGACCATCCTGTGATACACCTTGAGTTTGCGAACGTTCATGCAGCGTTAGCTATGAAATATGGTGCAAAGAAGGAAGATTTGCTAAAAATGTTAACTATAAACCCTGCAAAGATACTCGGTATAGATGACAGAGTAGGGTCGCTCGAGGTTGGAAAAGATGCAGATATAGTCATATGGAATAACGACCCGTTCTTACCGCAGGCACGTGTTGAAAAAGTGTTTATAGAAGGTCAGGAAATAAAATGGTGGGGTGAGTGA
- a CDS encoding signal peptidase II: MFYIFIITILTGIDQWTKYLIETQLKPIGAIPIVKDIFHLTYARNTGAAFSILRDKQAFLILVTTIVVGALIYYFTSVA; this comes from the coding sequence ATGTTCTATATTTTTATTATCACAATATTGACAGGGATTGATCAGTGGACTAAATATCTTATAGAAACACAATTAAAACCGATAGGTGCTATACCCATAGTTAAAGATATATTCCATTTGACTTATGCAAGGAATACAGGAGCAGCTTTTAGCATATTGAGGGATAAGCAGGCATTTTTAATATTAGTCACAACCATTGTTGTTGGCGCATTAATATACTATTTCACTAGCGTTGCATAA
- a CDS encoding DDE-type integrase/transposase/recombinase → MNNSTLSCPKCGSTSLYKNGHDKYGNQQFLCKLCHHSFKLSHSHKRKNFPFPYPKCTSCGKSMQIYKVRRSFVVFRCRACRTKDRVPFNLPEPVTLIPEKFKYFRFPLFFILKAFVLYMKHNMSYRSLAHSLNIKVSHVTIYKWVIKLCTLFSVLFPTFTIENVFSVHADETVLVFKEQKYYVWLLVDHETNLILCWHVSKYRDMGQVKVLLEKFFGNSKPRNIELITDGLGAYESAVKLLFRNINHVVVPLGKNNQCESKFSLLKDFFRLKRGLKNTKNLAKYIQGFCVVKNLWKTHNGNINRILSQLHSFITTS, encoded by the coding sequence ATGAACAACTCAACGCTCTCTTGTCCAAAATGCGGTTCCACCAGCTTATACAAAAACGGTCATGACAAATACGGTAACCAACAATTCCTTTGCAAACTCTGCCATCATTCTTTCAAACTCTCCCATTCTCACAAACGCAAAAACTTCCCTTTCCCTTATCCCAAATGCACTTCTTGTGGTAAATCTATGCAAATTTACAAAGTCCGTCGCTCTTTCGTTGTCTTCCGTTGTAGAGCTTGTCGTACCAAAGATAGAGTACCTTTTAACCTCCCCGAACCAGTCACCCTTATTCCTGAGAAATTTAAATATTTCCGTTTTCCTCTATTTTTCATCTTAAAAGCTTTCGTTTTGTATATGAAACACAATATGTCTTATCGCTCTCTTGCTCATTCTCTTAATATCAAAGTATCTCATGTCACCATATATAAATGGGTTATTAAATTGTGTACTTTATTCTCTGTACTTTTTCCAACATTTACCATCGAAAATGTTTTCTCAGTTCATGCTGATGAAACTGTTCTTGTGTTCAAAGAACAAAAGTACTATGTTTGGCTATTAGTTGATCACGAAACTAACTTAATTCTTTGTTGGCATGTCTCAAAGTATCGTGATATGGGACAAGTCAAAGTATTGCTCGAGAAGTTCTTTGGTAATTCAAAACCTAGAAACATTGAACTTATTACTGATGGACTTGGTGCATATGAAAGTGCAGTAAAGCTGTTGTTCAGAAATATCAATCACGTAGTGGTACCGCTCGGTAAAAACAATCAATGTGAATCTAAGTTTTCATTGTTGAAAGACTTTTTCCGACTCAAGCGAGGGCTGAAGAATACGAAGAACTTAGCGAAATATATTCAAGGATTTTGTGTAGTGAAGAATCTTTGGAAAACGCACAATGGCAATATCAATCGCATTCTTTCACAATTACACTCTTTCATCACTACAAGTTAA
- a CDS encoding IS4 family transposase, with product MQGKDTTLSTFHQLFAPLSNDYFWQLTAGMGVDKYAKKLNSLQLVEIIAFAQMEQLNGLRDISNSFNDPQFSRAINLESISFSQIARRLRDLPPEFIRLLFSYLTTRVGQEIGFANLRNMVGRIYLIDSTTISLCLSQYRWAEFRRTKGGVKLHLRLKFCEEEVLPDKAIVTPARPADKTQMDALVVEEKEALNVFDRGYVDYKKFDRYCEEGIRFASRLKGNALVTVVKDLPLNPDSKVKQDRIAYLGKDGVTKMKHPLRLITTEDTKGQPVVIVTNDFELKAEELSEIYRKRWQIELFFKWTKQHLRVKHFYGKSEQAVENQLFIALITYCLMVMLQLRAGYQGPLLTIKRLIRTCLYEPFTFFVQNLHLKPKRRSRGRRRIDHEDFYREIVKQVLAGEADYLNDVTYDPLVL from the coding sequence ATGCAAGGTAAGGATACCACATTATCCACATTTCATCAACTGTTTGCTCCGCTTTCTAACGACTATTTTTGGCAGTTAACCGCAGGTATGGGGGTCGATAAGTACGCTAAGAAGCTAAATTCCCTTCAACTCGTTGAAATAATAGCCTTCGCCCAGATGGAACAACTTAATGGCTTGCGGGATATTAGCAATAGCTTCAATGACCCGCAATTTAGCCGGGCCATCAATTTGGAGAGTATCAGTTTCTCCCAGATAGCGCGCCGTTTAAGGGATTTACCCCCGGAATTTATCCGGCTGTTATTCAGCTATCTCACCACCCGTGTGGGCCAGGAGATTGGCTTTGCGAACTTGAGGAACATGGTGGGCCGTATTTACCTTATTGATTCTACTACCATTAGCCTTTGCCTGAGCCAGTACCGCTGGGCCGAGTTCCGTAGAACTAAAGGTGGGGTAAAACTCCACCTGCGCTTAAAGTTCTGTGAAGAAGAGGTTCTACCTGATAAAGCAATTGTTACCCCAGCCCGGCCAGCAGATAAAACCCAAATGGATGCCCTCGTAGTAGAGGAAAAAGAAGCCTTAAACGTTTTTGACCGTGGCTACGTTGACTACAAAAAGTTTGACAGGTACTGTGAAGAAGGCATCCGCTTTGCCAGCCGCTTAAAGGGTAATGCCCTGGTGACAGTAGTCAAAGACCTGCCATTGAATCCTGATAGCAAGGTTAAACAGGATAGAATCGCTTACCTGGGCAAAGACGGCGTTACCAAAATGAAGCACCCTCTCCGGTTGATAACCACTGAGGATACTAAAGGTCAACCGGTAGTAATTGTCACTAATGATTTTGAACTAAAGGCGGAAGAATTAAGCGAGATTTACCGTAAGCGCTGGCAGATAGAACTCTTCTTCAAATGGACGAAGCAACACTTACGGGTGAAACACTTTTACGGTAAAAGCGAACAAGCTGTAGAAAACCAGCTCTTCATAGCGCTAATAACCTACTGCCTGATGGTCATGCTGCAATTAAGGGCAGGTTATCAAGGACCACTGCTCACCATTAAACGTTTAATCCGTACCTGTCTATATGAGCCCTTTACCTTCTTCGTCCAAAACCTGCACCTAAAGCCTAAACGCAGATCCCGGGGGAGGCGCAGGATAGACCATGAAGATTTCTATCGGGAAATAGTAAAGCAGGTTCTAGCTGGCGAAGCTGATTATCTCAACGACGTAACTTATGACCCGTTAGTTCTTTAA
- the ruvX gene encoding Holliday junction resolvase RuvX — protein MALIAIDYGKSKCGYAIGSVFVSESGTIKTADLVKKIGRFDTVLFGLPLSMSGNYSTQTFEVIKFALKIKKLGKKVLLLDERVTTKMAKSFEKRDDDRFSAEQLLLEYIQNPDRAVELKEYKVVESQPVSCNFAVFVEVPYDESFSVKEGIGFSKDPYIAYTLFKQGIFVYRVWRDFREATKNLEKVPEFVIMNIENRQVISELDIENLQRLTLFFKVVVK, from the coding sequence ATGGCATTGATAGCTATTGATTACGGAAAGAGTAAGTGTGGATATGCGATAGGTAGTGTCTTTGTATCTGAAAGTGGGACGATAAAAACCGCAGATTTGGTAAAGAAAATCGGGAGATTTGACACAGTTTTGTTTGGTTTACCTCTTTCTATGAGTGGGAACTACTCGACACAAACATTTGAAGTAATCAAGTTTGCTCTGAAAATCAAAAAGCTAGGAAAAAAGGTTTTGTTGCTTGACGAAAGAGTAACCACAAAGATGGCGAAGTCTTTCGAGAAAAGAGACGATGATAGATTCAGTGCAGAACAACTGCTCCTTGAGTACATTCAGAATCCAGATAGAGCTGTTGAGTTGAAAGAATATAAAGTGGTAGAGTCACAGCCAGTTTCTTGTAATTTTGCCGTGTTTGTAGAGGTTCCCTACGATGAATCATTTTCTGTAAAAGAAGGTATCGGATTTTCAAAAGACCCATACATTGCTTATACCCTTTTTAAACAGGGAATTTTTGTGTACAGGGTTTGGAGAGACTTTCGAGAAGCTACGAAGAATCTTGAAAAAGTTCCGGAATTCGTTATAATGAACATAGAAAATAGACAGGTTATATCTGAATTAGATATTGAAAATTTGCAAAGGTTAACCCTTTTCTTCAAAGTTGTGGTAAAATAA
- a CDS encoding FprA family A-type flavoprotein — translation MEIVAKIVDGVYYVGVNDRDTHLFENIWPLTKGVSYNSYLIVDEKTALIDTVKVNKMKEYIEKITQILDGKPLDYLIINHMEPDHSGAISSIVHAFPNVKIVGNKKTFEFIKAMYHFEGNFNEVKDGDEINLGSRTLKFYMTPMVHWPETMMTYDTKDKILFSGDAFGGFGSLDGGIFDDEVDISYFENEIRRYYSNIVGKFGPMVQKALQKLSGLDIKIVCSTHGPVWRTNPMHIVSAYDRWSKYEYEEGVVIAYGTMYGNTEKMADYIARVLAEEGVKNIRVMNSSTTHESFIINEIWRFKGVILGTCTYNNWIFPPMENLVINLSHKGLPNRVFGVFGTYGWSGGGVKGIIEYIQKNKWQLVGEPVEVQFSPKEEDFERLRKLAIDMAKAVKEG, via the coding sequence ATGGAAATTGTTGCCAAAATTGTCGATGGTGTATATTATGTTGGGGTGAACGACAGAGATACGCATCTATTTGAAAACATCTGGCCATTAACGAAAGGAGTCTCTTACAATTCTTACCTTATCGTTGATGAGAAAACAGCACTAATAGACACCGTGAAAGTTAACAAGATGAAGGAATATATCGAAAAAATAACGCAGATTCTTGATGGCAAACCCTTAGATTACCTTATTATCAACCACATGGAACCTGACCACTCTGGTGCCATATCATCAATAGTCCACGCCTTTCCAAATGTAAAGATAGTAGGGAACAAAAAGACGTTTGAATTTATAAAAGCGATGTACCACTTCGAGGGTAATTTCAACGAAGTGAAAGATGGGGACGAAATAAACCTTGGAAGTAGGACTCTTAAATTCTACATGACACCAATGGTGCATTGGCCTGAGACAATGATGACTTACGACACGAAAGACAAGATTCTTTTCTCAGGAGATGCGTTTGGCGGGTTTGGTTCACTTGATGGTGGTATTTTCGATGATGAAGTGGACATTAGTTATTTTGAGAATGAGATTAGAAGGTATTACTCCAACATTGTCGGGAAATTCGGACCTATGGTCCAGAAAGCTTTACAAAAACTTTCAGGGTTGGATATAAAAATTGTTTGTTCAACCCATGGACCAGTCTGGAGAACAAATCCCATGCATATCGTTAGTGCCTATGATAGATGGAGTAAGTATGAATATGAAGAAGGTGTTGTTATAGCTTACGGAACGATGTATGGTAATACCGAGAAAATGGCTGACTACATTGCTAGAGTACTTGCAGAAGAAGGTGTTAAAAATATTAGGGTAATGAACTCTTCAACAACTCATGAATCTTTCATAATCAACGAAATTTGGAGATTTAAAGGTGTGATTCTTGGAACATGTACTTACAATAACTGGATATTCCCCCCAATGGAGAACCTAGTTATAAATCTTTCTCACAAAGGTCTTCCTAATAGAGTCTTCGGAGTCTTTGGAACATATGGTTGGAGCGGTGGAGGAGTAAAAGGTATAATTGAATACATCCAAAAGAACAAATGGCAACTTGTTGGAGAACCTGTTGAAGTTCAATTCTCGCCGAAAGAGGAAGATTTCGAACGTTTAAGAAAACTTGCAATTGATATGGCAAAGGCTGTTAAGGAAGGCTAA
- a CDS encoding signal peptidase II, whose translation MIKILKTGEVAFKLSLAIIIGGALGNLIDRVRLNYVTDFLDFTLINYPIFNLADVFVVSGVVMLSYMLLFKGDMPKISKM comes from the coding sequence TTGATAAAAATATTAAAGACAGGAGAAGTAGCCTTTAAGCTATCCTTGGCGATAATTATTGGTGGAGCTTTAGGAAATCTTATCGATAGAGTTAGATTGAACTATGTAACCGACTTTCTCGATTTCACACTAATTAATTACCCCATATTTAATTTAGCAGACGTATTTGTAGTTTCAGGAGTTGTCATGCTTTCATATATGCTTTTGTTTAAAGGAGATATGCCCAAAATCTCAAAGATGTGA
- a CDS encoding 2-hydroxyacid dehydrogenase translates to MVTTKAKVFITYAIPDKGINMLKEKFDVDVYDGEEFLTKEQMLERARYADAIITQLRDPIDKEFIESLNNVKIIANYAVGYNNIDVEIATRKGIYVTHTPGVLTEATADIAFALILAVARRIVEADKFVREGKFVGWKPKLFLGYDLYGKTLGIIGMGRIGQAVARRALGFGMKVIYYNRHRLPEDVEKQFNAEYVELDKLIETADYISIHTPLTKETYHLINAERIARMKPNAILINTARGPVVDEKALYEALKERKIAGAGFDVYENEPQLTPGLEKLDNVVLLPHIGSATYETRDKMSEMVAINVIHALEGRIPPNLVPEQKVIFHGRQ, encoded by the coding sequence ATGGTTACGACCAAAGCAAAAGTATTCATAACATATGCAATTCCTGATAAAGGTATAAATATGCTAAAAGAAAAGTTCGATGTTGATGTATACGATGGGGAAGAGTTCTTAACAAAAGAGCAAATGTTAGAAAGAGCAAGATATGCCGATGCCATAATTACACAACTACGAGACCCTATAGATAAGGAGTTCATTGAGTCACTCAACAATGTGAAAATCATAGCCAACTATGCGGTTGGTTACAACAACATAGACGTAGAAATCGCAACACGAAAAGGCATCTATGTAACACACACGCCAGGAGTTCTCACAGAAGCAACTGCTGACATTGCGTTCGCGCTAATCTTAGCTGTTGCAAGAAGAATAGTGGAAGCTGACAAATTTGTCAGAGAAGGGAAGTTCGTTGGTTGGAAACCCAAACTTTTCCTTGGGTATGATTTGTATGGAAAAACATTGGGAATTATTGGGATGGGAAGGATAGGTCAAGCTGTTGCAAGAAGAGCTCTTGGATTTGGAATGAAGGTTATTTACTACAACAGGCATAGGTTACCTGAGGATGTAGAAAAGCAATTCAATGCAGAGTACGTTGAACTGGACAAATTGATTGAGACTGCCGATTACATATCAATCCACACACCACTCACAAAGGAAACCTATCATTTAATAAATGCTGAAAGAATAGCAAGGATGAAACCAAATGCTATATTGATCAACACCGCCAGAGGTCCTGTTGTTGATGAAAAAGCGTTATATGAAGCTTTGAAAGAAAGGAAAATAGCTGGTGCTGGTTTTGATGTTTACGAAAACGAACCACAACTCACTCCGGGGTTGGAAAAGTTAGATAATGTAGTTCTTTTACCACATATTGGCTCTGCAACGTACGAAACAAGGGATAAGATGTCGGAAATGGTTGCAATCAATGTCATTCACGCCTTAGAAGGAAGGATACCACCAAATTTAGTTCCAGAACAAAAGGTTATATTTCACGGGAGACAGTAA
- the recJ gene encoding single-stranded-DNA-specific exonuclease RecJ, whose product MKWEIREVDEALVNQLVRELEVDRLVAKLLVLRGIKTSEEARNFLYPTRKILRSPFLMKDMDKATEILLRARDNRDKVVVHGDYDVDGITGTAVLYTFLLENGWDVDYFIPKRADDGYGIQSQFVEEAYKNGARVLLTVDCGITAFEAVEKAKELGMKVVITDHHQPKETLPNADAIVNPKRHDEEYPFREFAGVGVAYKLVSALAERLNIHPAVVDELLDLVALGTVADMVELLDENRYIVKEGLRRLNNTAKLGIVRLVQKLGISMISSRDIGYRIAPKLNAAGRLDSPDDAFKLIITKDEASATELAELLLGYNVTRQSIEAKIYNEAVQMVEEKGLSSLPIIVAYGRGWHLGVIGIVATRLVHLYNKPVMVISIEEDGVARGSARSVQGVNIIELLERFRDIFEDFGGHTMALGFSLKEEKIPELIEAIKTHITEGDVKVEPVVMIDEKITIDEINDGIIRAIELLEPYGHGNPEPVFLIQNSAVERFKIFGETGYNVRVTLKGNNKSIEGVGFGLKIQPSELYGLQPQFLRMDVVGNLRMGESGLQLNLIDLKVTHVNDEDIADRTFIHSFISNWRQQREEDYDHQRIEDDIYQRLPRIAELAEIKRPALIRFDIPYRNAFFFHLMRKGRTLIVNPSSTEAMHVYESLQRHNIPGLTLANSINRVIGRHLVTNAVYAEKFLDQISDFDFIVLNEIQFLRNFDPNLYEKVLRRFGKTAFFTTLYKFESNLPIYEIGGRSDFSIEDKRNQPKSLNNSNSALVYLFSTHNSVEVFFNNYIKRISSRDTVFYSSQLEPFQRLIISHLVRKKKVKKLISSTNNDSLPSLFGKVEVRLFDFPYTLSEIIDTVSGEGNILLQLNYSTQDVSKKRDSLRKLFPAKEELEKIVEELNVYLPMKLEEFEQFLTNYNVPKGVIKSVYKDLAGITENLVRAVDFEPEKITRLKERDIELGYFERYTLQIESLNVKEVFKLIDERYLYDAELII is encoded by the coding sequence ATGAAATGGGAGATAAGAGAAGTTGATGAGGCGCTTGTTAACCAGCTTGTTAGGGAGCTGGAAGTTGATCGTTTAGTAGCAAAACTGCTGGTGCTTAGGGGTATAAAGACCTCTGAAGAGGCTAGAAATTTCTTGTATCCGACAAGAAAGATATTGCGTTCACCATTTCTAATGAAAGACATGGACAAAGCAACGGAGATTTTGCTAAGAGCAAGGGATAACCGTGACAAAGTTGTTGTTCATGGAGATTATGATGTTGACGGTATAACTGGAACCGCAGTATTATACACTTTCCTTTTGGAAAATGGTTGGGACGTGGATTATTTTATCCCTAAGCGCGCAGATGACGGTTACGGCATCCAGTCACAATTTGTAGAAGAGGCCTATAAAAATGGTGCAAGAGTTCTCTTAACTGTAGATTGTGGAATTACAGCATTCGAAGCTGTTGAAAAAGCCAAAGAATTGGGAATGAAAGTTGTGATTACTGACCACCACCAACCTAAAGAAACCCTTCCAAATGCGGATGCTATTGTTAACCCCAAACGTCATGATGAAGAATATCCATTCAGAGAATTCGCTGGTGTTGGAGTCGCTTATAAACTGGTATCTGCATTGGCTGAAAGGCTTAACATTCATCCGGCGGTCGTTGATGAATTGCTTGACCTCGTGGCGTTGGGAACTGTTGCTGACATGGTGGAATTGCTTGATGAAAACCGTTATATAGTAAAGGAAGGGCTTAGAAGATTAAACAATACCGCAAAGCTTGGTATTGTTCGTTTGGTACAAAAGCTTGGAATATCTATGATAAGCTCACGTGATATCGGCTATAGAATAGCTCCAAAACTCAACGCTGCTGGAAGGCTTGATTCACCTGACGATGCGTTCAAGCTAATCATAACGAAGGACGAAGCCAGTGCTACCGAACTTGCTGAATTGTTGTTGGGTTACAACGTAACAAGGCAAAGCATTGAAGCAAAGATATACAATGAAGCAGTTCAAATGGTTGAAGAAAAAGGCCTCAGTTCACTTCCAATTATTGTTGCGTACGGTCGCGGATGGCACTTAGGCGTTATTGGAATAGTCGCTACAAGACTTGTTCATCTGTATAACAAACCAGTTATGGTTATCTCTATTGAAGAAGATGGTGTTGCAAGAGGCTCCGCAAGGAGTGTTCAAGGAGTAAATATTATAGAGCTTCTCGAAAGGTTCAGAGACATTTTTGAAGATTTTGGTGGTCACACAATGGCATTAGGTTTTAGTCTAAAAGAAGAGAAGATACCAGAACTGATAGAGGCAATTAAAACGCATATAACTGAAGGCGATGTAAAAGTTGAGCCTGTTGTTATGATAGATGAGAAAATAACAATTGATGAGATTAATGATGGTATTATAAGAGCTATTGAATTACTTGAGCCATATGGACACGGTAACCCAGAACCAGTGTTTCTAATTCAAAACAGTGCTGTTGAAAGATTTAAAATCTTCGGTGAAACTGGTTACAATGTCCGAGTGACGTTGAAGGGTAACAACAAAAGCATAGAAGGTGTAGGTTTTGGGTTGAAAATTCAACCATCTGAACTATATGGGTTGCAACCACAATTTCTTAGAATGGATGTCGTTGGCAATCTGAGAATGGGAGAAAGCGGTTTACAATTGAACTTAATAGACTTAAAAGTGACACATGTTAACGATGAAGACATAGCTGACAGGACGTTTATACATTCGTTTATATCAAACTGGCGACAGCAAAGAGAAGAGGATTATGACCATCAACGGATAGAAGATGACATATACCAAAGATTGCCGCGCATTGCTGAACTTGCTGAAATTAAGAGGCCGGCATTGATACGTTTCGATATACCGTACAGAAATGCGTTTTTCTTCCATTTGATGAGAAAGGGAAGAACTCTTATTGTTAATCCTTCAAGCACGGAAGCAATGCATGTCTACGAAAGCCTGCAAAGGCACAATATCCCAGGACTGACCCTTGCAAATTCTATCAATCGTGTCATAGGAAGACATTTGGTAACGAACGCCGTTTACGCAGAAAAATTTCTAGACCAAATTTCTGATTTTGATTTTATTGTACTAAATGAAATTCAGTTTTTGAGGAACTTTGACCCGAATCTTTACGAAAAAGTTTTAAGAAGATTTGGGAAAACTGCGTTTTTCACAACGCTTTATAAATTTGAAAGTAATCTCCCGATTTATGAAATTGGCGGGAGGAGTGATTTTTCAATCGAAGATAAGAGAAATCAACCAAAATCTTTGAATAATTCTAATTCTGCCCTGGTTTATCTATTTTCAACACACAATTCAGTAGAAGTGTTTTTCAATAATTACATAAAGCGTATATCAAGCAGAGATACTGTCTTCTACTCATCTCAACTCGAACCATTCCAGAGACTGATAATTTCACATTTAGTTAGGAAAAAAAAGGTTAAAAAGCTCATTTCTTCTACGAATAATGATTCATTACCTTCGCTTTTCGGAAAAGTTGAAGTTAGGCTTTTTGACTTCCCTTATACGTTGAGCGAGATAATAGACACTGTTAGTGGCGAGGGAAATATATTGTTGCAGCTAAATTACTCGACTCAGGATGTATCTAAGAAACGCGATTCTCTTAGGAAACTTTTCCCAGCAAAAGAAGAACTGGAGAAAATAGTCGAAGAACTCAACGTATACCTACCAATGAAACTGGAGGAATTCGAACAATTCCTTACTAATTACAATGTGCCAAAAGGTGTTATCAAGAGTGTTTACAAGGACCTTGCCGGTATCACAGAAAACCTCGTTCGTGCCGTTGATTTTGAGCCTGAAAAAATAACAAGACTTAAGGAACGGGACATAGAATTGGGATATTTTGAACGCTACACCTTGCAAATAGAGTCACTCAACGTCAAAGAAGTATTTAAGCTCATCGATGAAAGGTATCTTTACGATGCAGAATTGATTATCTAA